Proteins encoded within one genomic window of Balaenoptera ricei isolate mBalRic1 chromosome 10, mBalRic1.hap2, whole genome shotgun sequence:
- the MIOX gene encoding inositol oxygenase isoform X1, producing MSSLPHGAGTVVKWVHCPPNQDPPDPSLVYRPDMEAEAAAKDKGSFRNYTPGPLLDRVFTTYKLMHTWQTVDFVRRKRAQFGSFSYKRMTVMEAVDMLDGLVDESDPDVDFPNSFHAFQTAEGIRKAHPDKDWFHLVGLLHDLGKVLALAGEPQWAVVGDTFPVGCRPQGSVLFCDSTFQDNPDLQDPLYSTELGMYQSHCGLENVLMSWGHDEYMYQMMKFNKFSLPPEAFYIIRFHSFYPWHTGGDYQQLCNEQDLAMLPWVQEFNKFDLYTKSSDLPDVDKLRPYYQGLIDKYCPGVLHW from the exons ATGTCCTCACTTCCTCACGGAGCTGGCACTGTGGTGAAATGGGTTCACTGCCCACCCAACCAGGACCCCCCGGACCCTTCCCTGGTCTACCGGCCTGATATGGAGGCAGAGGCGGCGGCCAAAGACAAGGGCAGCTTCCGAAACTACACG CCCGGCCCTCTCCTGGACCGTGTCTTCACCACCTACAAGCTTATGCACACGTGGCAGACCGTGGACTTCGTCAGGAGGAAG CGTGCCCAGTTTGGGAGCTTCTCCTATAAGAGAATGACTGTCATGGAGGCTGTGGACATGCTGGACGGGCTGGTGGACGAGTCGGACCCCGACGTGGACTTCCCCAACTCCTTCCACGCCTTCCAGACGGCCGAGGGCATCCGGAAGGCCCATCCCGACAAGG acTGGTTCCACCTCGTCGGGCTCCTGCACGACCTGGGGAAGGTCCTGGCTCTGGCAGGGGAGCCCCAG TGGGCAGTCGTTGGAGACACCTTCCCAGTTGGCTGCCGTCCCCAAGGCTCTGTGCTTTTCTGTGACTCTACCTTCCAGGACAACCCTGACCTCCAGGATCCTCTGTACAG CACAGAGCTTGGCATGTACCAGTCCCACTGTGGGCTCGAGAACGTCCTCATGTCCTGGGGCCATGACG AGTACATGTACCAGATGATGAAGTTCAACAAATTCTCCCTCCCACCGGAG GCCTTCTACATCATCCGGTTCCACTCCTTCTACCCGTGGCACACGGGCGGCGACTACCAGCAGCTGTGCAATGAGCAGGACTTGGCCATGCTGCCCTGGGTGCAGGAGTTCAA CAAGTTCGATCTCTACACCAAGAGCTCTGACCTGCCAGATGTGGACAAGCTGCGGCCCTACTACCAGGGGCTCATTGACAAGTACTGCCCCGGTGTCCTCCACTGGTGA
- the MIOX gene encoding inositol oxygenase isoform X4, producing MEAEAAAKDKGSFRNYTPGPLLDRVFTTYKLMHTWQTVDFVRRKRAQFGSFSYKRMTVMEAVDMLDGLVDESDPDVDFPNSFHAFQTAEGIRKAHPDKDWFHLVGLLHDLGKVLALAGEPQWAVVGDTFPVGCRPQGSVLFCDSTFQDNPDLQDPLYSTELGMYQSHCGLENVLMSWGHDEYMYQMMKFNKFSLPPEAFYIIRFHSFYPWHTGGDYQQLCNEQDLAMLPWVQEFNKFDLYTKSSDLPDVDKLRPYYQGLIDKYCPGVLHW from the exons ATGGAGGCAGAGGCGGCGGCCAAAGACAAGGGCAGCTTCCGAAACTACACG CCCGGCCCTCTCCTGGACCGTGTCTTCACCACCTACAAGCTTATGCACACGTGGCAGACCGTGGACTTCGTCAGGAGGAAG CGTGCCCAGTTTGGGAGCTTCTCCTATAAGAGAATGACTGTCATGGAGGCTGTGGACATGCTGGACGGGCTGGTGGACGAGTCGGACCCCGACGTGGACTTCCCCAACTCCTTCCACGCCTTCCAGACGGCCGAGGGCATCCGGAAGGCCCATCCCGACAAGG acTGGTTCCACCTCGTCGGGCTCCTGCACGACCTGGGGAAGGTCCTGGCTCTGGCAGGGGAGCCCCAG TGGGCAGTCGTTGGAGACACCTTCCCAGTTGGCTGCCGTCCCCAAGGCTCTGTGCTTTTCTGTGACTCTACCTTCCAGGACAACCCTGACCTCCAGGATCCTCTGTACAG CACAGAGCTTGGCATGTACCAGTCCCACTGTGGGCTCGAGAACGTCCTCATGTCCTGGGGCCATGACG AGTACATGTACCAGATGATGAAGTTCAACAAATTCTCCCTCCCACCGGAG GCCTTCTACATCATCCGGTTCCACTCCTTCTACCCGTGGCACACGGGCGGCGACTACCAGCAGCTGTGCAATGAGCAGGACTTGGCCATGCTGCCCTGGGTGCAGGAGTTCAA CAAGTTCGATCTCTACACCAAGAGCTCTGACCTGCCAGATGTGGACAAGCTGCGGCCCTACTACCAGGGGCTCATTGACAAGTACTGCCCCGGTGTCCTCCACTGGTGA
- the MIOX gene encoding inositol oxygenase isoform X3 has protein sequence MKVAVDPPDPSLVYRPDMEAEAAAKDKGSFRNYTPGPLLDRVFTTYKLMHTWQTVDFVRRKRAQFGSFSYKRMTVMEAVDMLDGLVDESDPDVDFPNSFHAFQTAEGIRKAHPDKDWFHLVGLLHDLGKVLALAGEPQWAVVGDTFPVGCRPQGSVLFCDSTFQDNPDLQDPLYSTELGMYQSHCGLENVLMSWGHDEYMYQMMKFNKFSLPPEAFYIIRFHSFYPWHTGGDYQQLCNEQDLAMLPWVQEFNKFDLYTKSSDLPDVDKLRPYYQGLIDKYCPGVLHW, from the exons ATGAAGGTGGCTGTG GACCCCCCGGACCCTTCCCTGGTCTACCGGCCTGATATGGAGGCAGAGGCGGCGGCCAAAGACAAGGGCAGCTTCCGAAACTACACG CCCGGCCCTCTCCTGGACCGTGTCTTCACCACCTACAAGCTTATGCACACGTGGCAGACCGTGGACTTCGTCAGGAGGAAG CGTGCCCAGTTTGGGAGCTTCTCCTATAAGAGAATGACTGTCATGGAGGCTGTGGACATGCTGGACGGGCTGGTGGACGAGTCGGACCCCGACGTGGACTTCCCCAACTCCTTCCACGCCTTCCAGACGGCCGAGGGCATCCGGAAGGCCCATCCCGACAAGG acTGGTTCCACCTCGTCGGGCTCCTGCACGACCTGGGGAAGGTCCTGGCTCTGGCAGGGGAGCCCCAG TGGGCAGTCGTTGGAGACACCTTCCCAGTTGGCTGCCGTCCCCAAGGCTCTGTGCTTTTCTGTGACTCTACCTTCCAGGACAACCCTGACCTCCAGGATCCTCTGTACAG CACAGAGCTTGGCATGTACCAGTCCCACTGTGGGCTCGAGAACGTCCTCATGTCCTGGGGCCATGACG AGTACATGTACCAGATGATGAAGTTCAACAAATTCTCCCTCCCACCGGAG GCCTTCTACATCATCCGGTTCCACTCCTTCTACCCGTGGCACACGGGCGGCGACTACCAGCAGCTGTGCAATGAGCAGGACTTGGCCATGCTGCCCTGGGTGCAGGAGTTCAA CAAGTTCGATCTCTACACCAAGAGCTCTGACCTGCCAGATGTGGACAAGCTGCGGCCCTACTACCAGGGGCTCATTGACAAGTACTGCCCCGGTGTCCTCCACTGGTGA
- the MIOX gene encoding inositol oxygenase isoform X2, whose protein sequence is MSSLPHGAGTVVKWVHCPPNQDPPDPSLVYRPDMEAEAAAKDKGSFRNYTLMHTWQTVDFVRRKRAQFGSFSYKRMTVMEAVDMLDGLVDESDPDVDFPNSFHAFQTAEGIRKAHPDKDWFHLVGLLHDLGKVLALAGEPQWAVVGDTFPVGCRPQGSVLFCDSTFQDNPDLQDPLYSTELGMYQSHCGLENVLMSWGHDEYMYQMMKFNKFSLPPEAFYIIRFHSFYPWHTGGDYQQLCNEQDLAMLPWVQEFNKFDLYTKSSDLPDVDKLRPYYQGLIDKYCPGVLHW, encoded by the exons ATGTCCTCACTTCCTCACGGAGCTGGCACTGTGGTGAAATGGGTTCACTGCCCACCCAACCAGGACCCCCCGGACCCTTCCCTGGTCTACCGGCCTGATATGGAGGCAGAGGCGGCGGCCAAAGACAAGGGCAGCTTCCGAAACTACACG CTTATGCACACGTGGCAGACCGTGGACTTCGTCAGGAGGAAG CGTGCCCAGTTTGGGAGCTTCTCCTATAAGAGAATGACTGTCATGGAGGCTGTGGACATGCTGGACGGGCTGGTGGACGAGTCGGACCCCGACGTGGACTTCCCCAACTCCTTCCACGCCTTCCAGACGGCCGAGGGCATCCGGAAGGCCCATCCCGACAAGG acTGGTTCCACCTCGTCGGGCTCCTGCACGACCTGGGGAAGGTCCTGGCTCTGGCAGGGGAGCCCCAG TGGGCAGTCGTTGGAGACACCTTCCCAGTTGGCTGCCGTCCCCAAGGCTCTGTGCTTTTCTGTGACTCTACCTTCCAGGACAACCCTGACCTCCAGGATCCTCTGTACAG CACAGAGCTTGGCATGTACCAGTCCCACTGTGGGCTCGAGAACGTCCTCATGTCCTGGGGCCATGACG AGTACATGTACCAGATGATGAAGTTCAACAAATTCTCCCTCCCACCGGAG GCCTTCTACATCATCCGGTTCCACTCCTTCTACCCGTGGCACACGGGCGGCGACTACCAGCAGCTGTGCAATGAGCAGGACTTGGCCATGCTGCCCTGGGTGCAGGAGTTCAA CAAGTTCGATCTCTACACCAAGAGCTCTGACCTGCCAGATGTGGACAAGCTGCGGCCCTACTACCAGGGGCTCATTGACAAGTACTGCCCCGGTGTCCTCCACTGGTGA
- the LMF2 gene encoding lipase maturation factor 2 → MAGSRLPRQLFLQGVAAVFMFAFASLYTQIPGLYGPEGILPARRTLRPQGKGRWPQLWETPTLLWETPLLGLDTAQGLELLSLLGTLLALGALLLHQLRHFLVYLLLWAAYLSAYQVGQVFLYFQWDSLLLETGFLALLVAPLRLPPRHKHAQGRLAGVLPHEDLPFWLVRWLLFRLMFASGVVKLTSRCPAWWGLTALTYHFETQCLPTPASWFAHHLPVWLHKLSVVATFLIEIAVPPLFFAPVRRLRLAAFYSQVLLQVLIIITGNYNFFNLLTLVLTTALLDDAHLAGNSRRKKTPSSWPKALLALLALLLELAVYGLLASGVVYCFGLEVDWEQHSVHSKTTFTFHQFSQWLKMVTLPTMWLGAASLAWELLTALWRWTQVRGWLQKFCAAVQLSVFGTATVALFTISLVPYSYMEPSTHGRLWTGAHRLFGTVEHLQLAHSYGLFRRMTGLGGRPEVVLEGSYDGHHWTEIEFMYKPGNVSRAPPIVAPHQPRLDWQMWFAALGPHTHSPWFTSLVLRLLQGKEPVIRLIQNHAPRYPFHKQPPTYVRAQRYKYRFSKPGEQGQWWRRQWVEEFFPSVSLGDPTLDMLLGQFGLQDKSPPRPRSSSSTLAQALRWMRKQLSPLEAPALLWGLLGTVVAIRVMQALLGPQSSPRAKEEKHRPAPPEDSVAASKQASPAPDVSSGSQTPRRKK, encoded by the exons ATGGCTGGCTCCCGGCTCCCGCGGCAGCTCTTTCTCCAGGGCGTGGCCGCCGTCTTCATGTTCGCCTTCGCTTCCCTCTACACGCAGATCCCGG GCCTGTACGGCCCTGAGGGCATCCTGCCTGCACGGAGGACGCTGCGGCCGCAGGGAAAGGGACGCTGGCCGCAGCTGTGGGAGACCCCAACGCTGCTGTGGGAGACGCCGCTCCTGGGGTTGGACACAGCACAGGGCCTGGAGCTGCTGAGCCTCCTGGGCACCCTGCTGGCCCTGGGAGCCCTGCTGCTGCACCAGCTGCGCCACTTCCTTGTCTACCTGCTGCTGTGGGCCGCCTACCTGTCTGCCTACCAG GTGGGCCAGGTGTTTCTTTATTTCCAGTG GGATTCCCTGCTGCTGGAGACTGGCTTCCTGGCCTTGTTGGTGGCCCCTCTGAGGCTGCCCCCGCGCCACAAGCACGCCCAGGGCAGGCTGGCAGGGGTCTTGCCCCACGAAGACCTCCCCTTCTGGCTCGTGCGCTGGCTGCTGTTTCGCCTCATGTTTGCCTCGGGTGTGGTCAAGCTGACCAGCCGTTGCCCCGCGTGGTGGGGGCTCACCG CCCTCACCTACCACTTCGAGACTCAGTGCTTGCCCACGCCCGCCTCCTGGTTTGCCCACCATCTGCCCGTCTGGCTGCACAAGCTCAGCGTGGTGGCCACCTTCCTCATCGAGATTGCAGTGCCCCCTCTGTTCTTCGCTCCTGTTCGCCGCCTGCGCTTGGCTGCCTTCTACTCCCAG GTCTTGCTGCAAGTCCTGATTATCATCACTGGCAATTATAACTTCTTCAACCTGCTCACCCTGGTGCTCACCACTGCCCTCCTGGATGACGCACACCTGGCTGGCAACAGCCGCCGCAAGAAGACGCCCTCCT CCTGGCCCAAGGCCCTGCTGGCCCTGCTGGCCCTGCTGCTGGAACTGGCCGTCTACGGGCTGCTGGCCTCTGGCGTGGTGTACTGCTTTGGCCTGGAAGTGGATTGGGAACAGCACAGCGTTCACTCCAAAACCA CCTTCACCTTCCACCAGTTCTCCCAGTGGCTGAAGATGGTCACCCTCCCCACCATGTGGCTGGGGGCTGCCTCCCTTGCCTGGGAACTGCTGACCGCCCTCTGGAG GTGGACCCAAGTGCGAGGGTGGCTGCAGAAGTTCTGTGCTGCAGTCCAGCTGTCCGTCTTTGGCACGGCCACGGTGGCTTTGTTCACGATCAGCCTG GTGCCATACTCCTACATGGAGCCCTCGACCCATGGGCGCCTCTGGACTGGGGCCCACCGCCTGTTTGGCACCGTGGAGCACCTGCAGCTGGCCCACTCCTACGGCCTCTTCCGCCGGATGACTGGTCTGGGTGGACGGCCCGAGGTGGTGCTCGAGGGCAGCTATGACGGGCACCACTGGACG GAAATCGAGTTCATGTACAAGCCCGGTAACGTGAGCCGGGCGCCCCCCATCGTGGCGCCCCACCAGCCGCGCCTCGATTGGCAGATGTGGTTCGCGGCCCTGGGCCCGCACACGCACAGTCCCTGGTTCACAAGCCTGGTCCTCCGCCTGCTGCAGGGCAAAGAGCCTG TGATCCGCCTCATCCAGAACCACGCGCCCAGGTACCCCTTCCACAAGCAGCCGCCCACTTACGTGCGGGCCCAGCGCTACAAGTACCGGTTCTCGAAGCCCGGGGAGCAGGG CCAGTGGTGGCGACGCCAGTGGGTGGAGGAATTTTTCCCGTCCGTGTCCTTGGGGGACCCGACGCTGGACATGCTGCTCGGGCAGTTTGGCCTTCAG GACAAGAGCCCGCCCCGGCCCCGCAGCTCCAGCAGCACCCTGGCTCAGGCGCTCCGCTGGATGCGGAAACAGCTGTCTCCCCTGGAggcccctgccctgctctgggggctcctcggGACCGTGGTGGCCATTAGGGTCATGCAGGCCCTTCTGGGCCCCCAGTCCTCCCCTCGGGCCAAGGAGGAGAAGCACAGGCCAGCCCCCCCGGAGGACTCGGTGGCTGCCAGCAAACAAGCTTCCCCAGCCCCCGACGTAAGCAGCGGTTCCCAGACCCCTCGGCGGAAAAAGTAA
- the ADM2 gene encoding protein ADM2, translated as MARLLTVTLGCISFLYLQLPGALSLGLARSRPPARPREPPARTPSSGLQSRHPAARSVVWKLHQALQPQRSASLAPAMGQPLRNGPRRHLGPRRPRAQLLRVGCVLGTCQVQNLSHRLWQLVGSAGPHDSAPVDPSSPHSYG; from the exons ATGGCCCGGCTCTTGACGGTCACCCTCGGTTGCATCAGCTTCCTCTACCTGCAGCTCCCAGGCGCGCTGTCCCTCGGCCTGGCCCGGAGCCGGCCGCCCGCGCGACCCAG GGAGCCCCCAGCCCGGACTCCTTCCAGTGGCTTGCAGTCCCGGCACCCTGCAGCCCGGTCTGTGGTCTGGAAGCTGCACCAGGCCCTCCAGCCCCAGAGGAGTGCCAGCCTGGCCCCTGCTATGGGTCAGCCTCTCCGGAACGGCCCCCGCCGACACTTGGGTCCCCGCAGGCCCCGAGCCCAGCTCCTGCGTGTCGGCTGTGTGCTGGGCACCTGCCAGGTGCAGAACCTCAGCCACCGCCTATGGCAGCTTGTCGGCTCAGCCGGCCCACACGACTCAGCCCCTGTGGACCCCAGCAGCCCTCACAGCTACGGCTGA